A part of Vespertiliibacter pulmonis genomic DNA contains:
- the pyrR gene encoding bifunctional pyr operon transcriptional regulator/uracil phosphoribosyltransferase PyrR, producing the protein MEKIIIDTEQFQRTISRISHQIIEKHHNLADIVLVGIKRRGVEIAQMLQYRIAELAKIELPLMALDITFYRDDLAHHNTDPIYTGSENSISLQGKKVILIDDVLFTGRTIRAALDALLEFGRANKIELVIFIDRGHRELPIRADYVGKNIPTSKSEKIQVRTQHYDGINQVALLT; encoded by the coding sequence GTGGAAAAAATTATCATTGATACTGAACAATTTCAACGGACAATTTCTCGTATTTCTCATCAAATTATAGAAAAACATCATAACCTAGCTGATATTGTGCTTGTTGGGATTAAACGGCGTGGAGTTGAAATTGCACAGATGTTGCAATATCGTATTGCTGAACTTGCTAAAATTGAATTGCCGTTAATGGCATTAGATATTACATTTTATCGTGATGATCTAGCGCATCATAATACTGATCCTATTTACACTGGCAGTGAGAATTCAATATCATTGCAAGGTAAAAAAGTGATCTTAATTGATGATGTGCTATTCACTGGAAGAACTATTCGGGCAGCGCTTGATGCACTTCTTGAATTTGGCAGAGCAAATAAAATTGAATTAGTTATTTTTATTGATCGTGGCCATCGAGAACTTCCAATTCGAGCCGACTATGTTGGAAAAAATATTCCCACCTCAAAAAGTGAGAAAATTCAAGTAAGAACACAACATTATGATGGAATTAACCAAGTCGCTCTCTTAACATGA
- the tkt gene encoding transketolase — protein MTERRQLANAIRFLSIDAVQKANSGHPGAPMGMADIAEVLWRDFLSHNPINPAWANRDRFVLSNGHGSMLIYSLLHLTGYELSIDDLKQFRQLHSKTPGHPEYGYAPGVETTTGPLGQGITNAVGMAIAEKTLAAQFNREGHTIVDHYTYAFLGDGCLMEGISHEACSLAGTLGLGKLIAFYDDNNISIDGHVDGWFSDDTAMRFESYGWQVIRNVDGHDSEQVKFAIENARAEKDRPTLIICKTTIGFGSPNKANSHDSHGAPLGNEEIALTRANLNWDYAPFEIPADIYAKWDAKAKGEIAEKEWNAKFAAYQTAYPELAAEFTRRVEGNLPQNWAEESQVFIEKLQANPANIASRKASQNAIEAYAHLLPELLGGSADLASSNLTLWSGSKPIRAEYNIDGNYLNYGVREFGMSAIMNGIALHGGFIPYGATFLMFMEYAHNAVRMAALMKQRVLFVYTHDSIGLGEDGPTHQPVEQTAALRLIPNLDTWRPCDQVESAVAWKSAIEKQTGPSALIFTRQNLAQMERSPEQVANIARGGYILKECNGTPDLILIATGSEVELAVKAAEVLAVEGHNVRVVSMPSTNVFDAQDKAYRESVLPSNVTKRVAIEAGIADFWYKYVGFNGRIVGMNSFGESAPAGELFKLFGFTVENVVEKAKEIL, from the coding sequence ATGACAGAACGCAGACAACTTGCAAATGCTATCCGTTTTTTAAGTATCGATGCTGTACAAAAAGCAAATTCAGGACATCCTGGTGCTCCAATGGGAATGGCAGATATTGCTGAAGTATTATGGCGTGATTTTCTTTCCCATAATCCAATAAATCCTGCTTGGGCAAATCGAGATCGCTTTGTGTTATCAAACGGACACGGCTCAATGTTAATTTATAGCTTGTTACATTTAACAGGGTATGAGCTTTCTATTGATGATTTAAAACAGTTTCGTCAGTTACATTCTAAAACCCCAGGCCACCCAGAATATGGCTATGCACCGGGTGTAGAAACAACCACAGGACCTTTAGGTCAAGGTATTACTAATGCCGTTGGTATGGCTATTGCAGAAAAAACCTTAGCAGCACAATTTAACCGTGAAGGACATACTATTGTTGATCATTATACCTATGCTTTTCTAGGTGATGGCTGTTTAATGGAAGGAATTTCTCACGAAGCCTGTTCATTAGCAGGTACGCTTGGCTTAGGGAAATTGATTGCTTTTTATGATGATAATAATATTTCAATTGATGGGCACGTTGATGGCTGGTTCTCAGATGATACTGCAATGCGTTTTGAATCTTATGGCTGGCAAGTTATCCGTAATGTTGATGGACACGATAGTGAGCAAGTTAAATTTGCGATTGAGAATGCTCGTGCTGAAAAAGATCGTCCGACGCTCATTATTTGTAAAACAACAATCGGTTTTGGTTCACCAAATAAAGCAAATTCTCATGATAGTCACGGTGCACCATTAGGGAATGAAGAAATTGCATTAACCCGTGCGAATTTAAACTGGGATTATGCACCATTTGAAATTCCAGCAGATATTTATGCAAAATGGGACGCAAAAGCAAAAGGTGAAATAGCAGAGAAAGAATGGAATGCAAAATTTGCTGCGTATCAGACCGCTTATCCAGAGCTAGCCGCAGAGTTTACTCGCCGTGTTGAAGGTAATTTACCGCAAAATTGGGCAGAGGAATCTCAAGTCTTTATTGAAAAACTACAAGCAAATCCAGCGAATATTGCAAGCCGTAAAGCTTCACAAAATGCGATTGAAGCCTATGCTCATTTATTACCAGAATTATTGGGTGGATCAGCAGATTTAGCGAGTTCAAACTTAACTTTATGGTCAGGCTCAAAACCAATTCGTGCGGAATATAATATTGATGGCAATTACTTAAACTACGGTGTTCGTGAATTTGGTATGTCTGCAATTATGAATGGTATTGCCCTACATGGTGGTTTCATTCCTTATGGTGCAACTTTCTTAATGTTTATGGAATATGCCCATAATGCAGTGCGTATGGCAGCCTTAATGAAACAGCGTGTACTTTTTGTTTATACTCACGATTCAATTGGATTAGGGGAAGATGGCCCAACACACCAACCAGTAGAACAAACAGCAGCATTACGTTTAATTCCAAACTTAGATACTTGGCGTCCTTGTGATCAGGTGGAGTCTGCAGTTGCTTGGAAATCAGCGATTGAAAAACAAACTGGACCAAGTGCGTTAATCTTTACTCGCCAAAATTTAGCTCAAATGGAGCGTAGTCCAGAGCAAGTCGCAAATATTGCTCGTGGTGGTTATATTTTAAAAGAGTGTAATGGTACGCCTGACCTCATTCTTATTGCAACGGGTTCAGAAGTTGAATTAGCCGTTAAAGCAGCAGAAGTATTAGCGGTAGAAGGACATAATGTGCGTGTAGTTTCAATGCCAAGTACAAATGTATTTGATGCTCAAGATAAGGCTTATCGTGAATCTGTCTTACCAAGCAATGTAACAAAACGTGTTGCGATTGAAGCAGGAATTGCAGATTTCTGGTATAAATATGTTGGATTTAATGGTCGCATTGTTGGAATGAATAGTTTTGGTGAATCAGCACCAGCAGGCGAGCTTTTCAAACTATTTGGTTTTACTGTTGAGAATGTTGTTGAGAAAGCAAAAGAAATTTTATAA
- a CDS encoding MotA/TolQ/ExbB proton channel family protein, with protein MFPIVPKLEELLKTANADKLTDDFGLVLVFIFIISLLFFIFQSIKPQKKFFSNLIEYSPVLLTSVGILGTFTGIVAGLLNFDINNIDTSISSLLGGMKTAFLSSVIGVALSILLKIIYSFPLSKQANNQKLDVQSLVGKFYEQAEHTKKQSDHIESLTKAVDQLTVAIGSNTDSSLLSQLKLLRSDLSDNNKITKEILENGFNHIEDIRKITNQSQMQFMVFEDHLWKKLNDFAEMMSKSATQQVIEALKQVISDFNNNLIEQFGDNFKQLNLAVLSLIEWQENYKNQLNEMIKLYNSGVKTLSDTEKSITHIEQSTQEIPKTMNNLSQIITANQHQIQELDNHLTAFAELKDKAVNAVPQIQSQIELMLSGVSEGNKKLIEGIAESGEKLNQNLNKGGEELYKNVNEVSEGIKNSSNVLLNKNQEIQQTFTTMQDAVYSTFEKLLQQHIFQAEKTLANIENNTKKTLEGIAESGEKLNQNLNKGGEELYKNVNEVSEGIKNSSNALLNKNKEIQREFEQLQITLHKTFEELMRTHISENSKLMRRLEEEGKNALNITAESVTKQLKLIDESMQSEVNRVMNEMGRALATISRQFTDDYKKLVNEMHNITSYRNRG; from the coding sequence ATGTTCCCTATTGTTCCTAAACTTGAAGAATTATTAAAAACAGCAAATGCAGACAAACTTACAGATGATTTTGGCCTTGTTCTTGTATTTATTTTTATTATTAGCCTCCTTTTCTTTATATTCCAAAGTATAAAACCACAAAAAAAATTCTTTTCTAATCTTATTGAATACTCTCCCGTTTTATTAACTTCCGTTGGGATTCTTGGAACATTTACAGGGATAGTTGCTGGCTTATTAAATTTTGATATTAACAATATTGATACCAGTATCAGCTCTCTTCTCGGCGGTATGAAAACGGCATTTCTAAGTAGTGTAATTGGCGTTGCTTTATCTATTCTCTTAAAAATTATTTATAGTTTTCCACTCTCTAAGCAAGCTAATAATCAGAAATTAGATGTTCAATCACTGGTAGGAAAATTTTACGAACAAGCAGAACATACAAAGAAACAGAGCGACCATATTGAATCACTAACAAAAGCAGTAGATCAATTAACCGTTGCTATTGGAAGTAATACTGATAGTAGCTTATTAAGCCAACTAAAATTATTAAGAAGCGATTTGTCTGATAATAATAAAATAACAAAAGAAATATTAGAAAATGGATTTAACCATATTGAAGATATAAGAAAAATAACAAATCAATCTCAAATGCAGTTTATGGTTTTTGAAGACCATCTCTGGAAAAAACTTAACGATTTTGCCGAAATGATGTCTAAATCAGCAACACAACAAGTTATTGAAGCATTAAAACAAGTTATTTCAGATTTTAATAATAATCTTATCGAACAGTTTGGAGATAATTTTAAACAGCTCAACTTAGCCGTTCTCTCATTAATTGAATGGCAAGAAAATTATAAAAACCAATTAAATGAAATGATTAAACTCTATAACTCTGGTGTAAAAACATTATCAGATACCGAAAAATCTATTACCCATATTGAGCAATCAACTCAAGAAATTCCAAAAACAATGAATAATCTAAGCCAAATAATAACAGCAAATCAGCATCAAATTCAGGAGCTAGATAACCATTTAACTGCTTTTGCTGAATTAAAAGATAAAGCTGTTAATGCCGTACCTCAAATCCAATCACAAATTGAACTAATGCTTTCTGGCGTTTCCGAAGGGAATAAAAAACTGATTGAAGGTATTGCTGAAAGTGGTGAAAAACTCAATCAAAACTTAAATAAAGGTGGTGAAGAACTTTATAAAAATGTGAATGAAGTCTCTGAAGGAATTAAAAATTCATCAAATGTATTATTGAATAAAAATCAAGAAATACAACAAACCTTTACTACAATGCAAGATGCTGTGTATTCTACATTTGAGAAATTACTTCAACAACATATTTTCCAAGCTGAGAAAACATTAGCTAATATTGAAAATAATACTAAGAAAACACTTGAAGGTATTGCTGAAAGTGGTGAAAAACTCAATCAAAACTTAAATAAAGGTGGTGAAGAACTTTATAAAAATGTGAATGAAGTCTCTGAAGGAATTAAAAATTCATCAAATGCACTATTAAATAAAAATAAAGAAATACAACGTGAGTTTGAACAACTTCAAATAACATTACACAAAACCTTCGAAGAATTGATGCGAACACATATTTCTGAAAACAGTAAATTAATGCGTAGATTAGAAGAAGAAGGAAAAAATGCTTTAAACATAACAGCTGAAAGCGTAACTAAACAACTTAAATTAATTGATGAATCAATGCAAAGTGAAGTCAATAGAGTAATGAATGAAATGGGTAGAGCATTAGCAACTATTAGTAGACAGTTTACTGATGACTATAAAAAACTTGTAAATGAAATGCATAATATTACCTCTTATAGAAATCGAGGATGA
- a CDS encoding peptidylprolyl isomerase: MKLTSVKSLFLTFCALFAISTVQAEERVIATVDGYPIMQSQLMKVLGKRANTEANRTSALNDLINDFLVQRAIQESGLKINYAQVDRMIETIAAQNHLTYGQFLDALDYQGITLNQYRQQLAHQMMMEQVRQHTIGQTIQVDHQQVESLAKKLMEKDKAAGKLKSTTGTEYRISHILLKTTPILNDAQAKAKLMALSNDIKAGKTTFEAAASTNSIDYASGAEGGDLGWNFLEIYDPTFAKVANKSKTGVISAPFKSQFGWHILKVTDTRQGDRTEDAYLQQAYQQLINKQAQDASKDWVKALKERATIKYTP, encoded by the coding sequence ATGAAATTAACCTCTGTAAAATCGCTCTTTCTCACTTTTTGTGCACTCTTTGCTATAAGTACTGTACAAGCTGAAGAACGTGTAATTGCAACAGTTGATGGCTATCCCATTATGCAAAGCCAATTAATGAAAGTACTAGGCAAACGTGCTAATACAGAAGCAAACCGCACCTCTGCACTCAATGATTTAATTAATGATTTTTTAGTACAACGAGCAATTCAAGAATCAGGTTTAAAAATCAATTATGCTCAGGTAGATAGAATGATTGAAACTATCGCTGCACAAAATCATTTAACCTATGGGCAATTTTTAGATGCTCTTGATTATCAAGGAATTACCCTAAACCAATATCGTCAGCAGCTTGCTCACCAAATGATGATGGAACAAGTTCGCCAACATACAATTGGACAAACTATTCAAGTTGATCACCAACAGGTAGAATCACTTGCTAAAAAATTAATGGAAAAAGATAAAGCAGCAGGTAAATTAAAATCGACAACAGGAACTGAATACCGTATCAGCCATATTTTGCTTAAAACTACCCCAATTCTAAATGATGCACAAGCAAAAGCGAAATTAATGGCTTTAAGTAATGATATTAAAGCAGGTAAAACAACCTTTGAAGCCGCTGCTAGTACTAACTCTATAGACTATGCTTCAGGTGCTGAAGGTGGTGATTTAGGTTGGAACTTCTTAGAAATTTATGATCCTACTTTTGCAAAAGTTGCAAATAAAAGTAAAACAGGTGTAATTTCTGCCCCATTTAAATCACAATTTGGCTGGCATATTTTAAAAGTAACTGATACCCGTCAAGGCGATCGTACTGAAGATGCTTATTTACAGCAAGCCTACCAACAACTTATAAATAAACAAGCACAAGATGCATCAAAAGATTGGGTAAAAGCCTTAAAAGAACGTGCTACAATTAAATATACCCCTTAA
- the rpmE gene encoding 50S ribosomal protein L31, with translation MKKGIHPNYVEITATCSCGNVIKTRSTVDKNLNLDVCGNCHPFYTGKQRVVDTGGRVERFNKRFSIPGAK, from the coding sequence ATGAAAAAAGGTATTCACCCTAATTACGTAGAAATTACGGCAACTTGTTCTTGCGGTAATGTGATCAAAACACGTTCAACCGTTGATAAAAATTTAAACCTTGATGTATGTGGCAACTGCCACCCATTCTATACAGGTAAACAACGTGTTGTTGATACTGGCGGTCGTGTTGAGCGTTTCAATAAACGTTTTAGCATTCCAGGTGCAAAATAA
- the aspA gene encoding aspartate ammonia-lyase — protein sequence MSDTRIEIDLLGERDVPNEAYWGIHTLRAVENFNISNAVISDVPEFVRGMVMVKKATALANGELGAIPKKIAKIIVQACDEILKNGRCMDQFPSDIYQGGAGTSVNMNTNEVVANLALELLGHKKGEYQYVNPMDHVNASQSTNDAYPTGFRIAVYNSIMHLISKILYLQQSFENKANEFSQVLKMGRTQLQDAVPMTVGQEFKAFSVLLDEEVKNLKRTAELLLEVNLGATAIGTGLNTPEGYAELVVKYLSEVTALPCVLSENLIEATSDCGAYVMVHGALKRTAVKLSKVCNDLRLLSSGPRAGLNEINLPELQAGSSIMPAKVNPVIPEVVNQVCFKVIGNDTTITFAAEAGQLQLNVMEPVIAQAMFESIELLTNACVNLRDKCIDGITVNKEICENYVFNSIGIVTYLNPFIGHHEGDIVGKICATTGRSVRDVVLERGLLTAEQLDDILSVDNLMNPKYKAKRFEDE from the coding sequence ATGAGTGATACACGTATTGAAATTGATTTACTGGGTGAACGTGATGTACCAAATGAGGCTTATTGGGGGATTCATACATTACGAGCAGTAGAAAATTTTAATATTTCAAATGCTGTGATTTCTGATGTCCCTGAGTTTGTTCGGGGAATGGTAATGGTGAAAAAAGCTACAGCATTAGCAAATGGTGAGTTAGGTGCTATTCCGAAGAAGATTGCGAAAATTATTGTACAAGCTTGTGATGAAATTTTGAAAAATGGACGTTGTATGGATCAGTTCCCATCAGATATTTATCAAGGTGGAGCGGGTACATCTGTAAACATGAATACTAATGAAGTAGTTGCAAATCTTGCTTTAGAATTATTAGGGCATAAAAAAGGAGAGTATCAATATGTGAATCCGATGGATCACGTTAATGCAAGCCAATCTACCAATGATGCTTATCCAACGGGTTTTCGTATTGCTGTCTATAACAGCATTATGCATCTAATCAGCAAAATTCTCTATTTACAGCAAAGTTTTGAGAATAAGGCAAATGAATTTTCTCAAGTATTAAAAATGGGAAGAACGCAGTTACAAGATGCGGTACCAATGACAGTTGGGCAAGAGTTTAAAGCGTTTTCCGTTCTACTTGATGAAGAGGTTAAAAATTTAAAACGAACTGCTGAATTATTATTAGAAGTTAATCTTGGTGCAACAGCCATAGGAACAGGGCTGAATACACCTGAAGGTTATGCGGAGTTAGTCGTAAAATATTTATCAGAAGTAACCGCTCTTCCTTGTGTGTTGTCTGAAAATTTGATCGAGGCAACGTCTGATTGTGGTGCGTATGTGATGGTTCACGGTGCATTAAAGCGTACAGCGGTAAAATTATCTAAAGTATGTAATGATTTACGTTTACTCTCATCAGGCCCTCGTGCGGGTTTAAATGAGATTAACTTACCAGAATTACAGGCTGGCTCATCTATTATGCCAGCAAAAGTAAATCCAGTAATTCCAGAAGTCGTTAATCAGGTATGCTTTAAAGTGATCGGTAATGATACAACGATTACGTTTGCTGCCGAAGCAGGACAATTACAGTTAAATGTTATGGAGCCTGTTATTGCACAAGCGATGTTTGAATCGATTGAATTACTCACTAATGCGTGTGTTAATTTAAGAGATAAATGTATTGACGGTATTACTGTGAATAAAGAAATTTGTGAAAACTATGTCTTTAATTCAATTGGAATTGTTACTTATCTGAATCCATTTATTGGACATCACGAAGGTGATATTGTGGGTAAAATCTGTGCAACAACAGGGCGTAGTGTACGTGATGTTGTATTAGAGCGTGGTTTATTAACTGCAGAACAGCTTGATGATATTCTCTCTGTTGATAATTTAATGAACCCGAAATATAAGGCAAAGCGGTTTGAAGATGAGTAA
- the folK gene encoding 2-amino-4-hydroxy-6-hydroxymethyldihydropteridine diphosphokinase: protein METVYIALGSNLASPLEQLKQAVTSLRKFAYNLEISPFYGSKPLGPQDQPDYINAVAKFDTDLTALALLDRLQQIENKQGRVRLRHWGERTLDLDILLYGSQQIKSERLIIPHYDMQNREFVVVPLYDLSPNLQLPNGEKLADLYRQFANHKMMKYA, encoded by the coding sequence ATGGAAACCGTTTATATTGCTCTTGGCTCAAATTTAGCATCGCCTCTAGAGCAGCTAAAACAAGCGGTAACTTCGCTCCGAAAATTTGCGTATAATCTTGAGATTAGCCCTTTTTACGGTAGTAAACCATTAGGCCCACAAGATCAGCCTGATTATATCAATGCCGTTGCAAAATTTGACACGGATCTCACCGCTCTTGCTTTGTTAGACAGACTCCAACAGATTGAAAATAAACAAGGGCGAGTTCGCTTACGCCATTGGGGAGAACGTACCCTTGATTTAGATATTCTGTTATATGGCAGCCAACAAATCAAAAGTGAACGCTTAATAATTCCTCATTATGATATGCAAAATCGAGAATTTGTAGTTGTCCCCCTATACGATCTTTCCCCCAATCTTCAGCTCCCCAATGGCGAAAAATTAGCAGATCTCTACCGCCAATTTGCTAATCATAAAATGATGAAGTACGCTTAA
- the rsmA gene encoding 16S rRNA (adenine(1518)-N(6)/adenine(1519)-N(6))-dimethyltransferase RsmA, with protein MSLTSKKHLGHTARKRFGQNFLHDQNVIHNIVSAINPQKDQFLLEIGPGLGALTEPVADKVDKLTVVELDRDLAERLRHHPFLNQKLTIIEQDALQFNFREYFSSLELNGQKVRVFGNLPYNISTPLMFHLFKFHDVIQDMHFMLQKEVVKRLCAAPNSKTYGRLTIMAQYYCQVIPVLDVPPTAFKPAPKVESAVVRLMPYQTLPHPVKDIYWLNRVTTHAFNQRRKTLRNALSTLFTSEQLTILGIDANARAENLSLADYARLANYLYDNPPETAQIDHNELLLDGE; from the coding sequence ATGAGTTTAACTTCAAAAAAACACCTCGGACATACCGCTCGTAAACGTTTTGGGCAAAACTTTTTACACGATCAGAATGTTATTCACAATATTGTTTCGGCAATCAATCCACAAAAAGATCAATTCTTACTTGAAATAGGACCAGGCTTAGGCGCATTAACCGAGCCTGTTGCCGATAAAGTTGATAAGTTAACGGTGGTAGAACTAGACCGAGATTTAGCAGAACGTTTACGTCATCACCCTTTTCTAAATCAGAAATTAACTATTATTGAGCAAGATGCTTTACAATTTAATTTCCGTGAATATTTCTCTAGCCTTGAACTAAATGGTCAAAAAGTACGGGTATTTGGAAACCTACCCTATAATATCTCAACCCCGTTAATGTTCCATTTATTTAAGTTTCACGATGTCATTCAAGATATGCACTTTATGTTACAAAAAGAAGTGGTAAAACGGCTCTGTGCAGCGCCAAATAGTAAAACATACGGACGTTTAACGATTATGGCACAATATTATTGTCAGGTAATACCTGTATTAGATGTGCCACCCACTGCATTTAAGCCTGCACCAAAAGTAGAGTCTGCAGTCGTTCGTTTAATGCCTTACCAAACTTTACCGCACCCAGTAAAGGATATTTATTGGCTTAATCGAGTAACTACTCACGCATTTAATCAACGCCGTAAAACACTGCGTAATGCGCTTTCTACGCTATTTACATCAGAACAACTTACTATATTAGGTATTGATGCAAATGCACGAGCAGAAAACCTTTCTCTTGCTGATTACGCTCGGCTTGCTAATTATTTATACGATAACCCGCCAGAAACAGCTCAAATCGACCATAATGAACTCTTACTTGATGGAGAATAG
- the dksA gene encoding RNA polymerase-binding protein DksA, whose product MTQVAKTTSLSLLALAGVTPYQLGKNEEYMDDAQIEHFRKILKAWHAQIMEEAERTKNQMQDDVTNFADPADRATQEEEFSLELRNRDRERKLLKKIEQTLTKLDSGDYGYCDACGIEIGLKRLEARPTADLCIDCKTLAEIREKQMGG is encoded by the coding sequence ATGACTCAAGTGGCAAAAACCACTTCGCTCAGTTTATTAGCCTTAGCCGGCGTAACCCCTTACCAGCTGGGCAAAAATGAAGAATATATGGACGATGCGCAAATTGAGCATTTTCGTAAAATTCTCAAAGCGTGGCACGCTCAAATAATGGAAGAAGCAGAACGGACTAAAAACCAAATGCAAGATGATGTAACCAATTTTGCCGATCCTGCCGACAGAGCAACCCAAGAAGAAGAATTTAGTTTAGAACTTCGTAATCGTGATCGTGAACGCAAATTACTCAAAAAAATTGAGCAAACTCTAACTAAATTAGATTCTGGCGACTATGGATACTGTGATGCCTGTGGCATTGAAATTGGACTAAAACGGCTAGAAGCCAGACCAACTGCAGATTTATGTATCGACTGTAAAACCCTAGCCGAAATTCGTGAAAAACAGATGGGTGGATAA
- the pcnB gene encoding polynucleotide adenylyltransferase PcnB — protein MFSKQKKQTKQPLEATSKNVKNRNFSAIKTERSSPENVERTPHSQKKLAKPSPKKTMGNNLPSHILHKKFTFNANHYNISPKNFPNNAIAIVNKLNKAGYEAYLVGGCIRDLLLQSPSKDIDIATNARPEEIQKIFGRQCRIIGRRFRLAHIVYGREIYEVATFRAEHQNNNNEKISKTSTEGMILRDNVYGTLREDAERRDFSVNALYYDPTHNLIFDFFEGVTDLKAGRLRLIGDPVVRYQEDPVRMLRAIRFMAKLDMFLDKASDTPIAQMAPLLGNIPPARLFEESLKLLQSGKGLKTYELLRQYGLFEQLFPTLRPFFTEHNDSNAERMLIKSLQSTDDRIRDDLRVNPAFLFSALLWYPLREKIDELKNEGGLNTFDAMALATNEILAEANRAVALHRRHTTVIRDIWALQFQFPKRTGKRPHQTLEHIKFRAGFDLLVMRAEIEGGDLVELSAWWHEFQFSNDAQRQEMLQHIKYPPNFLDEAPKKKRKPRKRFYRKKKSATAENIPTGEN, from the coding sequence TTGTTTTCCAAGCAAAAAAAACAAACAAAACAACCGCTTGAAGCAACATCAAAAAATGTAAAAAACAGAAATTTCAGTGCGATCAAAACAGAACGGTCTTCCCCTGAGAATGTTGAGCGTACCCCTCACTCTCAAAAAAAATTAGCAAAACCTTCCCCTAAAAAAACAATGGGAAATAACTTACCCTCTCATATTTTGCATAAAAAATTTACATTCAATGCTAACCATTACAATATTAGCCCCAAAAATTTTCCGAATAACGCTATTGCTATTGTAAATAAACTAAATAAAGCAGGTTATGAAGCCTATTTAGTTGGGGGCTGCATTCGAGATTTATTGTTGCAATCCCCCTCTAAAGATATTGATATTGCAACGAATGCTCGCCCAGAAGAAATTCAGAAAATTTTTGGTCGCCAATGTCGTATTATTGGCCGCAGATTCCGACTCGCTCATATCGTTTACGGCCGAGAAATTTATGAGGTTGCTACATTCCGTGCCGAACATCAAAATAATAACAACGAAAAAATCTCCAAAACTAGTACGGAAGGAATGATCCTACGAGATAACGTATACGGCACATTAAGAGAAGATGCCGAACGCCGAGATTTCAGTGTAAATGCCCTTTATTATGATCCAACCCATAATCTAATTTTTGATTTCTTTGAAGGTGTCACTGATCTCAAAGCTGGGCGTTTACGCCTTATCGGTGATCCTGTTGTTCGCTATCAAGAAGATCCTGTCAGAATGCTACGAGCTATACGTTTTATGGCAAAACTCGATATGTTCCTTGATAAAGCCAGCGACACACCTATTGCTCAAATGGCACCGTTACTTGGCAACATTCCCCCCGCTCGCTTATTTGAAGAATCACTAAAATTACTTCAATCTGGCAAAGGGCTAAAAACCTATGAATTATTACGCCAATATGGGCTGTTTGAGCAGCTTTTCCCAACATTACGTCCATTTTTTACCGAACATAACGATTCTAATGCAGAAAGAATGCTCATAAAATCCTTACAATCGACAGATGATCGTATCCGTGATGATTTACGGGTTAATCCTGCCTTTCTTTTTTCAGCATTATTATGGTATCCCCTACGAGAAAAAATTGATGAACTAAAAAATGAAGGAGGCTTAAATACGTTTGATGCAATGGCATTAGCAACAAATGAGATTTTAGCCGAAGCTAACCGTGCAGTGGCTTTACACCGCCGACATACAACCGTTATTCGAGATATTTGGGCATTACAATTCCAATTTCCAAAGCGTACAGGCAAGCGCCCACATCAAACACTTGAACATATTAAATTTCGGGCAGGTTTTGATCTATTAGTAATGCGTGCAGAAATTGAGGGCGGTGATCTAGTTGAATTAAGTGCTTGGTGGCATGAATTTCAGTTTAGTAACGATGCACAACGCCAAGAAATGTTACAACACATAAAATATCCACCTAATTTTCTAGATGAAGCACCAAAGAAAAAGCGCAAACCACGTAAACGATTTTATCGTAAGAAAAAATCAGCTACAGCTGAAAACATACCGACAGGAGAAAACTAA